A stretch of the Capsicum annuum cultivar UCD-10X-F1 chromosome 8, UCD10Xv1.1, whole genome shotgun sequence genome encodes the following:
- the LOC107879358 gene encoding uncharacterized protein LOC107879358, producing MSVKMYFKIKKTEREFGTYPLIITTLDKSDSEMLFDGKVGAVMCLESPSEIVKEIISYKSNSTSPMPLLDRKGNKIITDYKHSDVKKAWRAKERAIDMLRGKPADGYRQMARYVYILNFVYPGSHIRMHKSEDNKFMHLFVALQPLKRGFEYYRPVVVVDGAHLSGAYKGTFVSASTLDGTGRILPIAYGVVDSENDNSWTCFFENFRIAFGERNSMCVVSDRHESIIKDNQVGKIDKRVKSYLEDAGFEKWARVYAPVNRRRMMTSNIAECINGKLKLARELPKIEFLEQARKLFGKWNCKNRESASYANTSASYANTSLGSRFEEILQLNTSKSTRLKVSASSTYVYSIYDDGRKYRVCLDRRTCSCGRFQLDEITCEHAIVVLKSQHVVNMETYC from the exons ATGAGTGTGAAGAtgtactttaaaattaaaaagacaGAGCGTGAATTTGGAACGTATCCTCTTATCATCACTACGTTAGATAAGTCTGATAGTGAAATGCTTTTTGATGGGAAAGTTGGTGCTGTAATGTGTTTGGAAAGTCCCTCTGAAATAGTTAAAGAAATAATTAGTTATAAATCTAATTCTACTTCTCCTATGCCTTTGTTGGATAGAAAAGGGAACAAGATCATTACTGATTACAAACATAGTGATGTTAAG AAGGCTTGGAGGGCTAAAGAACGTGCGATTGACATGTTAAGGGGGAAACCTGCGGATGGTTATCGACAAATGGCTCGATATGTATACATATTAAATTTCGTATATCCAGGTTCAcatattagaatgcataaatcCGAGGATAATAAATTTATGCATTTGTTCGTTGCATTGCAACCTTTGAAGAGGGGATTCGAGTATTACAGGCCTGTAGTTGTGGTTGATGGTGCGCATTTGAGTGGAGCATATAAAGGTACATTTGTTTCCGCAAGCACTCTTGATGGAACag GACGCATTCTGCCAATTGCGTATGGTGTTGTTGATAGTGAAAACGATAATTCGTGGACTTGTTTTTTTGAGAACTTTAGAATTGCTTTTGGAGAGCGCAATAGTATGTGTGTTGTTTCCGACCGTCATGAAAGCATAATAAAGGAT aatcAAGTTGGGAAGATTGATAAGAGGGTAAAGTCTTATCTTGAGGATGCTGGATTTGAAAAGTGGGCACGCGTGTATGCACCTGTTAATCGTCGTAgaatgatgacttcaaatatagCGGAGTGCATAAATGGTAAATTAAAGCTAGCACGTGAGTTGCCGAAAATAGAATTTTTGGAGCAGGCAAGGAAATTGTTTGGAAAGTGGAATTGCAAGAATAGAGAAAGTGCATCGTATGCAAACACAAGTGCATCATATGCAAACACGTCACTTGGAAGTAGATTTGAAGAAATTCTTCAactaaatacttcaaaatctacaAGGCTTAAG GTTAGTGCATCATCAACATATGTATATTCTATTTATGATGACGGGAGGAAGTACAGAGTATGTCTTGATAGGAGGACTTGCTCTTGTGGTAGATTCCAATTGGACGAGATAACATGTGAACACGCAATTGTAGTACTAAAAAGCCAGCATGTAGTTAATATGGAGACTTATTGTTGA